In the genome of Microcoleus sp. bin38.metabat.b11b12b14.051, the window TGGAAGCAATTGGTCGGTTGCCTCCCATTGTGGAGTAAACTTCATCGATATGCAGAGTGCTCATGGCAATAGGGCGCGCACCGGACATACTGAACATTTCGCTGACTTGCATGGCGCTGGAGCCGATCGGGCGTCTGCCGAGTGTAGCCACCACTTCAAAGTCGCTGGCTTCGATGGGGCGATTGCCTACAGTGCCGTAGGTTTCGCTGAGGTGCAGGGTGCTAGCGCCGATCGGGCGATTCCCCGAGATCGAGACTGTCTCGCTAATGGTAAAATCGTTTGGGCCGACGGGGCGGTTGTCATGGAGCAGTTGCGGCTTGTAGAGTTGGATTCCCGCTGATTTGGCTTCGCTGGCGGGTGGTAGGGCCTTGGTAGTGCCTTTGCTGCCGCGGGCGCTCGCTTTGACTTTATCTTTGGGTGTGAGAGCCATATTTTTTATTCCTTGCTGATTGCTGGGTTCGGACAACTGCTTTTCTGGGCTTTCTGCTTTCTATTGCGGTCGATAATTAAAATAATATTATAAAGTTTAACTTTTTTGTTAACAAGATTGCAGAATCTCTACATTTTTGTTAAAATTTATCGGTAATAGCGACATTTTCCTATGGTAACTGCGGCAGCATCTTTTCAATTGCAAGCGCCCTTCCAGGCCACGGGCGACCAACCGCTAGCGATCGCCCAACTCGTCAAAGGCATCGCAGCGGGCGATCGATTTCAAACGTTACTCGGCGCCACAGGCACGGGCAAAACCTTCACCATTGCCTCGGCGATCGAAAAAATTGGTAGACCAACCTTAGTCTTAGCACACAACAAAACCTTGGCTGCTCAACTGTGCAACGAACTGCGTAATTTTTTCCCCAACAATGCAGTCGAATACTTTGTCAGTTATTACGACTACTACCAGCCGGAAGCATACATCGCCGTCAGCGATACTTTCATTGAAAAAACCGCAGCAATTAACGACGAGATTGATATGCTGCGACACTCCGCCACGCGATCGCTCTTTGAACGCCGCGACGTAATTGTCGTAGCATCAATTAGCTGCATCTACGGTTTGGGAATGCCCGCAGAATACCTGAAAGCTGCGATTCCTTTGCAAGTAGGAATGCAAGTCAACCAGCGGCAAGTTTTGCGAGATTTAGTCAACGTCCAATACAGCCGCAACGACATAGATTTAGGCAGAGGCAAATTTCGCGTCAAAGGCGACGTTGTAGAAATTGGCCCCGCCTACGAAGATCGAATTATTCGCGTCGAATTCTTCGGCGACGAAATCGATGCCATTCGCTACGTTGACCCCGTAACAGGTAAAATCCTGGCAAGTACAACGGCTTTAAATATTTATCCAGCGCGCCACTTTGTAACCGCCGATGATAAACTAGAGGCAGCTTGCCAAGGCATAGAACTTGAATTAGAAGACCGACTGGTAGAATTTGAAAAAGAAGGCAAACTATTAGAAGCGCAGCGAATAGAACAGCGCACTCGCTACGATTTGGAAATGCTGCGCGAGGTGGGATACTGCAACGGAGTTGAGAATTATTCGCGGCATTTAGCAGGCAGAAATGCGGGAGAACCGCCGGAATGTTTGATTGATTATTTCCCGAAAGATTGGATGTTGGTAATAGATGAATCCCACGTCACAGTGCCGCAAATTCGGGGAATGTACAACGGCGACCAAGCGCGGAAAAAAGTATTGATCGAGCATGGTTTTCGCTTGCCAAGTGCTGCCGATAACCGTCCGTTAAAAGCAGAGGAATTCTGGGGAAGAGAGAATCAGTGCATCTTTGTTTCTGCGACTCCTGGGAATTGGGAAATGGAAATTTCGGAAGGGAGAGTTGCCGAGCAAGTAATTCGCCCTACGGGAGTAGTCGATCCGACAATCTTTGTTCGCCCGACGGAAGGACAAATTGACGATTTGTTGGGGGAAATCAAGCAGAGAGTCACTCGGGACGAGCGAGTTTTGGTGACGACTTTGACGAAGCGAATGGCGGAAGATTTAACTGAATATTTGCAGGAAAGGGCGATTAGAGTCCGGTATTTGCACTCGGAAATTCAGTCAATTCAACGGATTGAAATTATCCAAGATTTGCAGGATGGTAAGTTTGATGTGTTGATTGGCGTTAACTTGCTGCGGGAAGGTTTAGATTTGCCGGAAGTTTCGCTGGTGGTGATTTTGGATGCGGATAAAGAGGGGTTTTTGCGATCGGAACGTTCTTTGATTCAAACGATTGGGCGGGCGGCGCGTCACGTGCAGGGACAGGCTATTTTGTACGCCGATAATTTGACTGACAGTATGGTTAAGGCGATCGACGAAACCGATCGCCGCCGGGGGATTCAGCTAGCGTACAATAAGATGCACGGGATTACGCCGCAGCCGATCGCGAAAAAGCGATCGACTAACGCGATTCTGGCGTTTCTGGATGTGTCGCGCAAGCTGAACTCGCAGCAGTTGGAGGAGGTTTACGAACAGGTAAACGAGTTATCTTTAGACGAGATTCCTCAGTTAATCGGGCGCTTGGAGACGCAGATGAAGGCGGCGGCGAAGAAGTTGGAGTTTGAGGAGGCTGGTAAGTTGCGCGATCGAATTAAGCATCTGCGCGATAAGCTGTTAGGTCATTAAGCTTGTTGTCACAGAATTGAGGGGAGTTTTTAACCGCAGATGCACGCAGATAAACGCTGATGAATTGCAGAAGTTTGGGAATTTGTTCATCGGCGTGCATCTGCGGTTTGAATACTCTATGACGATTTGGGAGACAGCAATGAGTAAATTTCAGTTATTCGATGCAGTGAGTTTAACCGAACCTATCACCCTCACGGATGGGGGAATTGCGCCGCCAGAAACAGCCGGCGCAATTGTTGAGATATTCAAAAACGGTGAAGCATATTTAGTCGAGTTATTTGGCGGATGGGTGAAAGCGGAAGTTGGCGGAGATTTTGTGACTGCAACTCAGGATGAACCAGAATCATTTATGGAAACTATCGGCGTTGAGACGGTTTATCCGCATCAGTTGCAATTAGTGAAATCTGCCCGCAAAATTACGGGAGTTCGAGAACAGTTAATGTCTGTGTTAGATAATTTATCTGATGAATTAGTGGCAGAAGTCCGGGACTTTGCTGAGTTTTTGGAGCAAAAACAAGCAAAATCATTAAACTCGGCGGTTGAAACCGCGTCTACACAAGCAAAACCCGCCTCCGCGGGTTGAAGAATGGGCGGAGATTGTACGATCGCATTCAGCATCTGCGCGATAAGCTGTTAAGTAGTTAAGGAATAATTGAAAAATTGAATAGAGCTTTTAGTCCATTGGCGATCGGCTGATACTCTTCGGGGGTTAAACTGCCAAGATAGCGCGATACTCGTCGCATATCTACAGCGCGTATTTGATCCAGCAACAATGTCGAGTCGGAAATTAGATTTCCCACTCCTGCCGGAAGACTTGGGTATAAAATGGGATTTTGTGCAGTCCAATTTCCTGATTGTCTGGTGATTGGCACAACAATTACCAGCGGAAACCGTATTGTACCTGTTTGACTTGGCATTCCGACGACTAAAGCAGGACGTTTTCCTTGCTGTTCGTGAAATGGAGGTATTTGAGGGGCGAAATCAACCAGTACAATATCCCGGAGGGTTAATAATATATCAGTCACTGGATTTTTCTACCCTTCTTCTTCGGTAATAACGCAACCTACCCCAGACACATAGCGCACGGGTTTGCCGAGTGTCATGGGGTTTACATCTCCCCAATCGTAGGGGGGAATTTCACTTTCTAGGTAAAGTTCGCGCCAAGCTGAGTTTTCCAACTCTTCGTCAGAAATATCAGGGAAAAGTATCAGCACTTCTGAGATACCGACAGGAAAACCATTTAGTTGGCTCAAACCATCGATTACGGTAGCTAGGAGGGATAAGTCTATCTGGCGCAGATTTTCGGGTTTTTCTATGAGTTGGTAGATGGTTTGAGGATTTACTGTTTCGGGGATGACTTCTACCAAGCTGTCAGGCGTGAAACCTCGACTCTTTAGATATTCAGCTAGTTCTAAACGAATTGTACTCATAGGTTTGGTGAGTAAAAAATTTTAGGCTAAAGTGCGATCGCCCTTTACCATTGTCCTATTTTTGGGATGGAAGGGCGATCGCCCTTTTGATGAATTTACCTACATCCCTGTTTAATATTCCTCGTCAAAAGAGTCTTCAATTGAAAGACCATCTTGCGAATAGGGATTTGCTAATTGTCGCAATTCAAGGTTCTCATCTTTCAATAAATCTACCTCTTGTCGTAATTCAAGGTTTTCATCTTGTAAGTTATCTCGCTCTTGTTGCAGTTCTAGTTTTTCATAGCTAATTTGTTGCTTCTCAATTTGAAGCAATTCGATAAGCGTGTCTTTGGCTTCCATCTTTTCAAGCAAAATGCGGTACAAGTTTGCTTGAGTAGAGAGTGCTATTTCAAGTTGCTCAATGAGTTGTCTGTTTTCAGAAATTTGGATGTTAGCCATTAGCTTCTTTGACTAATTGTTGGGTGGATTGATACCAGGAATTACAACAAGTAGATGAGATACAGCTAAGCCAGCCAGTAAACTGACTGACTGCTGTCTGGGCTATTTGGTTCTTAGGTAGTTTCCTGCTTGGGAGAGTGCCGATCTATCCACTTACGAATCTCGTCATTAGCCATACCTTTGAAGTACGGTCTGTCTTTTATACCTTGACGCTTGGCTAGGCTCAAGGCGATAGCAACCAGCCGAATATCTTGCTGTGTCTGCCTTTGACTATCTTGATGAAGCTGATAAACCAGATAAGCTAGCTCCAAACCACGAGGATGCTTGGACAGCTTGTCTAGTAGCGAAAGCGGATTTTGTGTTACCATGTTTGTAAATGTCTAAAGAACAAGAGAATCTTTAAAGTGACCTGATGCACACCAGCGCAGCCACTGTAAGATTCGATTTTACGAAAAATAGAAAATTAGAGCGTCCTCACGACCTGCAAGTCTGGGGGCGTTTTGTTTTCTATTTTAAAACTGTAACACCTTTGATCTGAATTGGCAAGATTACGTGCAGGAGTCTATAGCAAAAATAAATGCATGACCGCAAGTGTAATACCTTATCAAGGAAATACCTTTTAGATACTTAAAAAAATAACTATAAATACATAACCTAACTTACGCATCAAGTGCATATTAGATAGACATCAAGTGCATATGTTAACATATGCACTTGATGCACATTTGACTCATGCACATAAAACATATGTCGAGCGAAAAAAATCCCCAAGATGACGGGGAAGACTGGGATGAGTTGCTAACAGAGAAGATTTTTTTGGGGGATGACTTGCCTAAACAGCCCCCCCAGCCCACGGATAAGAATCCCAAAAATGACTCACCCCTGCCGCTTGTCCATTCAGACCTGGACGAGTACGGTCTAGACCCCTACGAGTTCCGGCTCTATGCCCATGTGGTTCGCAGGACAGGAGGAAAACTCCACGGTGAGTGTTTTGCTAAACTGAAGAAAACAGCAGAAATCTGTCATATGAGCGTCAGAAAAGCCCAATATGCCCTCAAAACTCTATGTGATGCGGGTTTAATACTGAAGGAACAGCGTAGGGGACGTACTGACGTGTACAGACTAACTCCCAAAAGCAACTGGAAGCCAAAAGAAGAACTCAAGCAGATTCGACAGAAAGCCAAAGAGTCTAAAGTTGAGGACTCAGAAGAAGAGTAAAATGCAAACAAGCTAAACCGTGGTACGGGCGTCCCGCCCGTACATCATCTGCGGTTAAAATATTCGTAAGATAAATATTAAGAGTTAGGTGCGATCGCCCAAAACACTTTACTAAGTTAAATATAAAATTTATATATAAATGGCTAAAAGATAAATTAAGAGTTAGGTGCGATCGCCCAAAAAACCCAAAAAACCAACTAATTGCTCAATATCACAGCATCGATATTGCCAGAAAAAGCCGGACTAATAAACTCCTCCTTCTCCTGGGCTGTGATGAAACCCTTGCCTACTGCTAGCTGCATGACTTCACTCAAAAATCCTCTCAGCGCATCTAATACTTGAGCGCGAGCGCACTCAAACTGCTTTTCCCAGTATGAAGATCCAAACTTGATCAAAGTGCAGTTAATTTTATTGCCAGCGGGTACTAATTTGATAGTTATGCAGCAACTTTCAGCAAACGTAATTTCGATTTTTTTACCTTCCGATAGCTCGGCAATTTGTAATGGTAGTTTATCCCAAATCAAACAGATGTCCGGCTCCAAACAAACTTGGATTTTTTCTTCTCCTATTTTCCATAAAACCAGATGATTGTATTCAAAAAAGAAACGCCTTAATCCCATTTCAAAGTCGGAAAATTCCCCCAATGGATCTTCGGGAGGTTCAGCGTAGATATCAAAATTGAATTTTTCTAATCCGATCTCAAGTTTATAAGTATTATTCATTGCCATTACTCCCCTGCAATCGCGATAAAGTGCGACTATTTACTACCGGATAACCGGAATTAAGCGTTCCGTCAACATCCCTTTGAACAAAAGCGCGAGAGACGTTTTCAGTAATCGTTCCGTCTGGATGATAAACTCTACCAATAGGACGCTGAAAATCAATGATGTACTTACCTGAATATTTTGGTACTAATTGCTCAGCCACGATCCAGTCCTCTGCATTTAGCCATTGTCCTTGGTCATCGTTAGTGCTTGCTGCTCTGCCGATAAATCTGTTGGCTTTACGTTTAGGCCCGTGATAACTCTCTATATGATCGTAAGCTTTCATTGATTTAGGATTGTTCCACTGCGGTTCGGTTCCGCTACCTGTCCATGCACAACCGCTGCCAACTTCTCTACTTGAATCTATTATATACTGTTGGACAATTTCTGCCACTTCTCTATATTTTTGATTTGTACAACAGATATGATATCAAACAAGTGGTAAGCTGGGTTTCGCTTCCTCAACCCAACCTACTAATCAGGATTACGGCGTGGGATTTGGATACTTAGCGTGCACCGAATTGATTTCTGCTACGAGCTCTCGATCCAGCGTCACCTCCAAACTGCTGAGATTTTCCTCCAGTTGGGCGATCGATGTTGCACCGATAATTGTGCTAGTTACAAACCAGCGCGATCGCACATAAGCCAAAGCCATCTGCGCCGGACTCAACCCGTGTTTTTGAGCAATCTCAACATAGGCTTTCACCGCATCATTCAAATTAGTTTTGTCATAACGTTGACCAAATCCTGCGAATAAAGCCAGTCGCGAATTTTCGGGAATTTCCTGCAAGTATTTGCCCGTTAAAATTCCGAAGCCCAAAGGACTGTAAGCCATCAATCCCACATTTTTAAAGCGGCAAGTTTCTGCCAAATTCATCTGAAAAGTCCGATTACTTAAACTGAAAGCATTCTGAATCGAAATAACTTTCGGCAAACCGTGTTTTTCGGCTAATTCGCAAAACTCGCAAACTCCCCACGGCGTCTCATTGCTCAAACCCAAATAGCGGATTTTACCAGATTTAATCAAGTCAGCAAATACCTCTAATTGTTCTAAAATTGGTACAGTTTCGTGTTCTTGGGCGATGTCGTAGTCCGGCGCCCCAAATAGCGGTACATAGCGATCCGGCCAGTGGATCTGATATAAGTCGATGTAGTCAGTTTGCAGGCGCTTCAGGCTGTCGTTGAGGGCTTTTTCGACATTTGGGCGATCGATCTGATTTTTCCCTTCCCGAATCCACTTTAATCGAGTGCTTCTCCCCGCCACTTTAGTCGCTATAATGACTTTAGCCCGCTGCTGTTTCACCAACCATTCGCCGATATATTCCTCGGTTTTGCCCTGAGTTTCCGGTTTTCCCGGCACCGGATACATCTCTGCGGTATCAATAAAGTTGATTCCTCTATCAATAGCCAAATCGAGCTGTTGAGCCGCTTCTGCAACAGTATTCTGCTGGCCGTAAGTCATAGTACCCAAACAGATTTCCGATACTAATAAGTCGCTGTCACCGAGTTTTCTGTATTCCATGATTTCAATGGCCGGATAAATATCAGATTCTATTTTACCGAAAAACTTTCATTAATTTAAAGGAGCGCCAAAAAACCTCCCTCTTTTCCTCTGCGCCCTCTGCGCCCTCTGCGGTTAAAACATCTTCAAATATATGCAGATTTAAGTGTTAAAATAAATAATTCCTCTCCCTCCGATGTATGAGTAGTTGCCCGCCAAAAGTTCCGTTTGTAAACCTTTCCCTGCAACATCAACCAATCGAATCTGAAATAGCAGAAACACTTGGCAAAATCATCCAAGATGGAGACTTTATTTTAGGTCAAGCACTCAGAGAATTTGAAACAGCATTTGCAGCAGCTTCAGGAGTAAAATACGGCGTAGGAGTGGCTTGCGGAACAGATGCGATCGCCCTCGGGCTCCAAGCTTGCGGCATCAATCGGGGCGACGAAATTATTCTACCAG includes:
- the uvrB gene encoding excinuclease ABC subunit UvrB → MVTAAASFQLQAPFQATGDQPLAIAQLVKGIAAGDRFQTLLGATGTGKTFTIASAIEKIGRPTLVLAHNKTLAAQLCNELRNFFPNNAVEYFVSYYDYYQPEAYIAVSDTFIEKTAAINDEIDMLRHSATRSLFERRDVIVVASISCIYGLGMPAEYLKAAIPLQVGMQVNQRQVLRDLVNVQYSRNDIDLGRGKFRVKGDVVEIGPAYEDRIIRVEFFGDEIDAIRYVDPVTGKILASTTALNIYPARHFVTADDKLEAACQGIELELEDRLVEFEKEGKLLEAQRIEQRTRYDLEMLREVGYCNGVENYSRHLAGRNAGEPPECLIDYFPKDWMLVIDESHVTVPQIRGMYNGDQARKKVLIEHGFRLPSAADNRPLKAEEFWGRENQCIFVSATPGNWEMEISEGRVAEQVIRPTGVVDPTIFVRPTEGQIDDLLGEIKQRVTRDERVLVTTLTKRMAEDLTEYLQERAIRVRYLHSEIQSIQRIEIIQDLQDGKFDVLIGVNLLREGLDLPEVSLVVILDADKEGFLRSERSLIQTIGRAARHVQGQAILYADNLTDSMVKAIDETDRRRGIQLAYNKMHGITPQPIAKKRSTNAILAFLDVSRKLNSQQLEEVYEQVNELSLDEIPQLIGRLETQMKAAAKKLEFEEAGKLRDRIKHLRDKLLGH
- a CDS encoding DUF2281 domain-containing protein is translated as MSKFQLFDAVSLTEPITLTDGGIAPPETAGAIVEIFKNGEAYLVELFGGWVKAEVGGDFVTATQDEPESFMETIGVETVYPHQLQLVKSARKITGVREQLMSVLDNLSDELVAEVRDFAEFLEQKQAKSLNSAVETASTQAKPASAG
- a CDS encoding type II toxin-antitoxin system PemK/MazF family toxin, whose product is MTDILLTLRDIVLVDFAPQIPPFHEQQGKRPALVVGMPSQTGTIRFPLVIVVPITRQSGNWTAQNPILYPSLPAGVGNLISDSTLLLDQIRAVDMRRVSRYLGSLTPEEYQPIANGLKALFNFSIIP
- a CDS encoding helix-turn-helix domain-containing protein — encoded protein: MHIKHMSSEKNPQDDGEDWDELLTEKIFLGDDLPKQPPQPTDKNPKNDSPLPLVHSDLDEYGLDPYEFRLYAHVVRRTGGKLHGECFAKLKKTAEICHMSVRKAQYALKTLCDAGLILKEQRRGRTDVYRLTPKSNWKPKEELKQIRQKAKESKVEDSEEE
- a CDS encoding NADP(H)-dependent aldo-keto reductase is translated as MEYRKLGDSDLLVSEICLGTMTYGQQNTVAEAAQQLDLAIDRGINFIDTAEMYPVPGKPETQGKTEEYIGEWLVKQQRAKVIIATKVAGRSTRLKWIREGKNQIDRPNVEKALNDSLKRLQTDYIDLYQIHWPDRYVPLFGAPDYDIAQEHETVPILEQLEVFADLIKSGKIRYLGLSNETPWGVCEFCELAEKHGLPKVISIQNAFSLSNRTFQMNLAETCRFKNVGLMAYSPLGFGILTGKYLQEIPENSRLALFAGFGQRYDKTNLNDAVKAYVEIAQKHGLSPAQMALAYVRSRWFVTSTIIGATSIAQLEENLSSLEVTLDRELVAEINSVHAKYPNPTP